The following proteins are encoded in a genomic region of Reichenbachiella sp.:
- a CDS encoding T9SS type A sorting domain-containing protein: MKKIIQLKRVVPLIWIALLGFSYHATAQIADVTSQLNTWQTFDFVEGVQTGEFTFEFDMTAEKVNIDAVTGLTNVAAVSTYSDMSVIVRFNSSGMIDAYDGSGYASENDLTYSAGTTYAVRVEVDASTMSYDVYVTPDGGSEITIADGYTFRNKVINLTGMAVVNGDFNVADPGNHDTENIVLTHISENTDPVFVQLDEQNVNEGSDLEVTVEAVDPLDAAITLTQSGLPGFGTFMDNGDNTATISVSPEVGDLGQYTITVTATSTTGTNTQDVVINVNEYSEIFTIESEPEDIDLYYHVDTRNPAVLNWGGTEMLVGGGVNWQDAADEYDMAAVMPFQIPEIPQGSNSFKSATFSANVNYVVTWAYVDYDLYGLDYRDEPTVLGTDYYQGVYDGDENATAIQQKWAATSGPTSQTVEPGVVATTIEGGESLTDYLNAQLQAGAEPGDYVFLRVNVNVANATTYARIDIDSHESDNPPVLDVTFYQPLILDPIGDHVVTRDEETTIDLNATFAEADPMVFSVEGEPAFVALTDNNDGTAVLTLTPDVDDLGNHRDIVVTVTAGEYTYEETITLTVTEAPNAIYVDAADSYTVFGEAYDPAEAFVWSGAPEILTGGSYVDADAVDHAAVMPFEIPAIPDGMVIATATLELTTNQVPAWMPHSNDLTALPYRDAATVLGTDHYSGPYGGDPSAYPIQEDFITPTTAVGLTNTSEKGNEAIVQYLNEQLAAGAEAGDFVFFRLNADQETKLTDWARVDINSHESSSNTGGAYLTVTLMPNNAPVIDAIVDQTMLERRSLEVDVTGSDADGDPLLFNLAAGTPSFIAITDNGDGTAKVTISPTVDDTGEITVEVEATDGLEKSTQSFTLTVNASNLPVLAAIADQSVREGLSETVALSATDADVDDVLTLTLSGAPDFVVLTDNGDGTGSLAIDPMVGDEGTYADISVSVSDGFDDVEQSFTLTVSANAAPVLAGIGNQTMTSERTHSIAISATDADSDDLAFSIASEHAFVTLVDNGDGTGSIEVDGADVSPDDYENIVVSVTDSNESVSETIKITMVQNSLPSLTAIGDQTAVIDETTEVALAASDDDASDQLVFSISDNAPSFVKLTDNGDGTGKLTMTPAAADLGEHKDIVVKVSDGLGQAIETIMVTVEEATVTSVSHLQNEMAVFPNPTVNGIVNVQIPAELNGGKLSLFGITGKLMQQVQLSDTASKQPYQLTINRSVPKGQYVMILSNASLTVTKRLVIQ; encoded by the coding sequence ATGAAAAAAATTATACAATTAAAGAGGGTAGTGCCCTTGATTTGGATAGCCTTACTTGGGTTCTCCTACCATGCCACTGCTCAAATTGCAGACGTAACCAGTCAATTAAACACTTGGCAAACTTTTGATTTTGTAGAAGGTGTGCAGACCGGTGAATTTACGTTTGAGTTTGACATGACTGCTGAAAAGGTCAACATTGATGCTGTGACAGGTCTGACTAATGTAGCTGCGGTTTCTACCTATTCAGACATGTCAGTAATTGTTAGATTCAATAGCTCTGGTATGATAGATGCTTATGATGGCTCTGGATATGCTAGTGAAAATGATCTAACTTATTCGGCAGGGACTACCTACGCTGTGCGAGTTGAAGTCGATGCTTCAACAATGTCTTATGATGTATATGTTACACCAGATGGAGGAAGTGAAATCACCATTGCAGATGGATATACCTTTAGAAATAAGGTGATTAATCTAACGGGTATGGCTGTAGTAAACGGTGACTTTAACGTGGCAGACCCTGGAAATCATGATACAGAAAATATTGTTTTAACTCACATTTCTGAAAATACAGATCCAGTGTTTGTCCAACTAGATGAACAGAACGTTAATGAGGGATCGGACCTTGAAGTCACAGTGGAAGCAGTTGACCCACTTGATGCAGCTATCACTTTGACACAAAGTGGACTGCCGGGTTTCGGGACATTTATGGACAATGGGGATAATACTGCTACGATTAGTGTATCTCCTGAGGTGGGAGACTTGGGTCAATATACAATTACAGTAACAGCGACGAGTACAACAGGCACCAACACCCAAGATGTGGTGATCAATGTGAACGAATATTCAGAGATTTTTACAATAGAATCTGAGCCTGAGGATATTGACCTCTATTATCACGTAGATACAAGAAATCCTGCAGTACTCAACTGGGGCGGAACAGAGATGCTTGTTGGTGGAGGAGTAAACTGGCAAGATGCAGCTGACGAATATGACATGGCAGCGGTTATGCCTTTTCAAATTCCAGAAATCCCACAAGGCAGTAATTCTTTTAAGTCGGCTACTTTTTCTGCTAATGTCAATTATGTGGTTACGTGGGCTTATGTAGACTACGATTTATATGGGCTGGATTATAGAGATGAACCAACAGTTCTAGGTACAGATTATTATCAAGGGGTTTATGATGGTGATGAAAACGCTACTGCGATACAACAAAAGTGGGCAGCAACTTCTGGTCCCACGAGTCAGACGGTGGAGCCAGGTGTAGTTGCAACTACAATTGAGGGTGGCGAGTCTCTAACAGACTATCTGAATGCTCAGTTGCAGGCAGGTGCAGAGCCAGGTGATTACGTTTTCTTGAGAGTTAATGTAAACGTAGCAAATGCAACTACTTATGCAAGAATAGATATCGATAGTCATGAGTCTGACAACCCTCCAGTCTTGGATGTTACCTTTTATCAGCCTTTGATACTTGATCCGATCGGTGATCATGTGGTGACTAGAGATGAGGAGACTACTATAGATCTGAATGCCACTTTTGCAGAGGCAGACCCAATGGTTTTCTCTGTTGAAGGAGAGCCTGCATTTGTAGCCTTGACTGATAACAACGACGGTACAGCCGTTTTGACGCTTACTCCAGATGTAGATGATCTCGGTAACCATAGAGACATCGTAGTAACAGTGACTGCTGGTGAATACACCTATGAAGAAACGATAACTCTCACAGTAACAGAGGCGCCAAATGCCATCTATGTAGATGCTGCTGATAGCTATACAGTTTTTGGAGAGGCATATGACCCAGCAGAGGCTTTTGTTTGGTCGGGGGCGCCAGAGATACTAACGGGCGGTAGTTATGTTGATGCAGATGCAGTGGATCATGCAGCCGTGATGCCTTTTGAAATTCCAGCTATACCTGATGGAATGGTGATTGCCACTGCTACGCTTGAGTTGACAACCAATCAGGTTCCTGCATGGATGCCACATAGCAACGATCTTACGGCATTGCCGTACAGAGATGCTGCTACGGTACTTGGTACTGACCACTATTCTGGTCCATATGGAGGAGACCCATCTGCATACCCTATTCAAGAAGACTTTATCACACCTACAACGGCTGTTGGATTGACAAATACAAGTGAAAAGGGAAATGAGGCAATTGTTCAATATTTGAACGAACAATTGGCCGCCGGAGCTGAAGCTGGTGATTTTGTATTCTTTAGGTTGAATGCCGATCAGGAAACTAAACTGACTGATTGGGCAAGAGTAGATATTAACAGTCACGAATCTAGTAGCAATACTGGTGGCGCATATCTTACGGTTACTCTCATGCCAAACAATGCACCAGTTATTGATGCAATTGTAGATCAAACCATGCTCGAGCGAAGAAGCCTTGAGGTAGATGTCACTGGAAGCGATGCTGATGGAGATCCTTTGTTATTTAACCTGGCAGCAGGTACTCCTTCGTTTATAGCAATCACAGACAACGGTGATGGTACGGCAAAAGTAACGATCAGTCCTACAGTAGATGATACTGGTGAAATTACTGTAGAAGTAGAAGCTACGGATGGATTAGAAAAATCAACTCAGTCATTTACATTAACTGTAAATGCAAGCAACTTGCCAGTATTAGCTGCAATTGCCGATCAGTCAGTTCGCGAAGGGCTTTCAGAAACTGTGGCACTTAGTGCAACAGATGCTGATGTAGATGACGTATTGACGCTTACCCTTTCTGGCGCACCTGATTTCGTTGTTTTGACCGACAATGGAGACGGTACGGGATCTTTGGCTATCGACCCAATGGTGGGTGATGAAGGTACATATGCCGACATCTCAGTATCTGTATCTGATGGTTTTGATGATGTAGAGCAGTCGTTTACGCTTACAGTTAGTGCAAATGCTGCACCTGTATTGGCCGGCATTGGAAATCAGACGATGACCAGCGAAAGAACACATTCAATTGCTATATCTGCTACAGATGCTGATAGTGATGACCTCGCATTCAGTATTGCTAGTGAGCATGCATTTGTGACGCTGGTAGACAATGGCGATGGAACAGGTTCAATCGAAGTAGATGGAGCTGATGTTTCTCCGGATGACTATGAAAATATTGTGGTAAGTGTTACGGATTCAAATGAGTCAGTATCTGAAACTATCAAAATAACGATGGTTCAAAATTCTCTACCTTCTCTGACAGCCATTGGCGATCAGACAGCAGTGATAGATGAGACTACAGAAGTGGCCTTGGCGGCTTCAGACGATGATGCGTCCGATCAGTTGGTGTTTTCAATTTCAGACAATGCTCCATCGTTCGTCAAATTGACTGATAATGGAGATGGCACTGGTAAATTGACAATGACTCCAGCGGCGGCTGATTTAGGGGAGCACAAGGATATCGTTGTGAAAGTAAGTGACGGTTTGGGTCAAGCCATAGAAACGATCATGGTGACTGTAGAGGAAGCGACTGTAACTTCCGTATCTCACTTACAAAATGAAATGGCTGTATTCCCTAACCCAACGGTGAACGGAATAGTGAATGTTCAAATTCCTGCTGAGCTAAATGGAGGCAAATTGAGCTTGTTCGGAATTACAGGAAAGTTGATGCAGCAGGTACAGTTGAGCGACACAGCATCAAAACAGCCTTATCAGTTGACCATCAACCGCTCTGTTCCAAAGGGACAATATGTGATGATATTATCTAACGCTTCATTAACAGTAACTAAGCGATTGGTTATTCAATAA
- a CDS encoding choice-of-anchor Q domain-containing protein, with amino-acid sequence MKKRGMMRKVFVGLIGVLMSQLVMAQTTIVVTAPEGDGFVSDPAIVIENNPFTESIAFASKSGMKVGKSAVDGSGNLTSAIIPFELPAIPAGEEITDASLQVYVSYGREWIDADCYVDLYGLDYASSVSISATDHYSGVFGNGNGSDTGIENDYFQKNVAQGTLDSERFEETSASGNDNLVNYLKAQYTAGAVAGDYVFLRLSIDKPDMTGAHFFLIHGGEDPNPAKLSVTHEPVVNVAPVLAAIGDQSVETTEDLTINLSASDANGDALTFSVSDNLPPSAVFSDHGNATASITITNAGAIATYPDIVVTVSDGEYTDDETFDINITAQAPNVAPVLAAVGDLDIQQYSHGRLDLSATDADDDALTFSVSDNLPPSGLFVDNGDGTAYIEIISESTLADYSDVVVTVSDGEDQDSETITLSIVNRDPNQLMNLDEPSGDRFTITDQVWPSSHGEADVSYWNDDKVAVATITIDDNIEADHSFWLGLQETYSNLKFTWFIIDNQVTNWTKYQTLLDAGNEVNGHDDCDINSDIDETDTSNDKVYRTALESIGDDISENTTGEALTYAYPCGIEYDKHIARDIYVAMRGTFGVMNQANSIDYLALNSRSATNSDEDIDNLLDETGTVKLFGTSYYRGWYSTHYHSVTSNGTLQTNTENHMSYINDHADELWIAGFSEAAKYGQERDSHSLTVDEVLDLSIKFTLTDDMKDEVFDFPLTVKIRVNNDWVSASALQDGVARLTTLVTHEGDNYVLVKAVPDQGQVIVTGSTTVNENHAPVLATIGDQSLSYVEESSITIAASDEDDDFLTFSVSEELPGFASLVDNNNGTATLTISPTSSGDVGLTENITITVSDGELEDSEEISIEITNFEGTIRYCDPINGSNSNDGSEANPWGSLATALATGKVIEDGDLIYLLSGDHGLPYISSKNYNNGVTVKALGGHDPVLDGLTIANSKNWTFADLTIDGTGSALSKEGFLVTGDVNSTDLTFKNCLIQSAEESSTWTKADWYANAKGGMDMRGENVVVKHTTIKNTYHALSLRGDNSRATSNLIDNFAGDGIRGLGQFQTFEYNTIRDCYVEDYDTNHDDAFQTYILTGDPKSEGLTIRFNKILLFEDPITDFVIDNNLIGESMQGIIITDGYPDEWVVENNLLVTNHYHGISLYGARNSRVQNNTVIKHPHYSDSKIPWILIDDNSKTGQTNFNNIIRNNLGADITFDKFDETSTVEGNLQFGLNSSSNYDDYFQDFENYNYLTKAESPAINVGVNKDLTSLDLAGNDRLSNGTVDAGAYEYYSSSLPVIAPIDDLTMAEGETKTINITATDPGDNALTITGSNLPAFATLTDNGDGTAVLELAPGIGSEGDYPNIRIMADNGALSVSELFDLSVNTENTSPVLADIGNQTVAVDATKEVFVSASDAEDDDLSFDLVAAPSFVTFSETTKGSGKLVLKPQDGDKGTYIFTLKVSDGTLSDEEEIELTVTESDVLTVQQELQKAVTVYPNPSKSGDFFVKTKGYKVTSLRLRDISGREIDAKLRMSSQGADIIRVEPSKSLRSQTYILTIGIGGQKINRMFVVN; translated from the coding sequence ATGAAAAAGAGAGGAATGATGAGGAAAGTTTTTGTAGGGTTGATAGGAGTACTCATGTCACAATTAGTAATGGCGCAAACCACCATAGTGGTGACGGCCCCGGAAGGCGATGGATTCGTATCAGATCCTGCAATAGTTATAGAAAATAATCCTTTTACAGAGTCAATTGCATTTGCGTCTAAATCTGGGATGAAAGTTGGTAAAAGTGCTGTAGATGGAAGTGGAAATTTGACCAGTGCAATTATTCCTTTTGAATTGCCTGCTATTCCAGCAGGAGAGGAAATAACCGATGCAAGTCTCCAAGTATATGTATCCTACGGAAGGGAATGGATAGATGCAGATTGTTATGTAGATTTATATGGACTGGATTACGCCAGTTCCGTTTCAATTTCAGCAACAGATCATTATAGTGGAGTGTTTGGAAATGGGAATGGAAGTGATACTGGTATCGAAAATGATTACTTTCAAAAAAATGTAGCTCAAGGCACTTTAGATTCAGAAAGATTTGAAGAAACCTCAGCATCAGGAAATGACAATTTAGTCAATTACCTCAAAGCACAATATACAGCTGGTGCAGTGGCTGGAGACTATGTTTTCTTACGATTAAGTATTGACAAACCTGATATGACAGGTGCGCATTTTTTTCTAATCCATGGAGGAGAGGATCCTAATCCAGCAAAATTGTCAGTCACACATGAACCAGTGGTTAATGTAGCACCAGTGTTGGCAGCCATAGGTGACCAAAGTGTAGAAACTACAGAGGACTTAACGATCAACCTATCGGCATCTGATGCGAACGGAGATGCGCTGACCTTCTCCGTCAGTGACAATTTACCCCCTTCTGCAGTCTTTTCAGATCATGGAAATGCCACGGCATCGATTACTATTACTAACGCTGGCGCTATTGCTACATATCCAGATATCGTAGTGACGGTGTCTGATGGAGAATATACAGACGATGAGACTTTTGATATCAACATCACCGCACAGGCGCCCAACGTAGCGCCTGTTTTGGCTGCTGTTGGAGATTTGGATATTCAGCAGTACAGCCATGGCAGACTGGATCTATCCGCTACAGATGCAGATGATGATGCGTTGACTTTTAGCGTGTCTGACAACCTACCTCCTTCAGGGTTGTTTGTAGACAATGGAGATGGAACGGCCTACATTGAGATTATATCGGAATCCACATTGGCAGATTATTCTGATGTGGTGGTTACCGTTAGCGATGGAGAGGATCAAGACAGCGAAACGATTACCTTATCCATAGTAAATAGGGACCCAAATCAATTGATGAATTTAGATGAACCTAGTGGCGATCGTTTTACCATAACGGATCAAGTGTGGCCATCGAGTCATGGAGAGGCAGATGTGAGTTATTGGAATGATGATAAAGTAGCAGTCGCGACCATAACGATCGATGATAACATTGAAGCCGATCATAGTTTTTGGCTTGGGCTGCAAGAAACTTATAGTAATTTGAAATTTACCTGGTTTATTATAGACAATCAGGTGACTAACTGGACCAAATACCAAACCTTGTTGGATGCAGGAAATGAAGTGAATGGTCATGACGATTGCGATATCAATAGTGATATAGACGAAACCGATACAAGCAATGACAAAGTGTATCGAACGGCTTTGGAAAGCATCGGAGATGATATTAGTGAGAATACAACGGGTGAAGCTTTGACTTATGCCTATCCATGCGGCATCGAATACGATAAGCATATTGCAAGGGACATCTATGTAGCTATGAGAGGCACCTTTGGTGTGATGAACCAAGCCAATTCGATTGATTATTTGGCATTAAATAGCCGGAGTGCAACCAACAGCGATGAAGACATTGATAATTTACTCGATGAGACAGGAACAGTTAAACTATTCGGCACGTCCTATTATCGCGGATGGTATTCAACACATTACCACTCAGTAACGAGCAACGGAACGTTGCAAACGAATACTGAAAATCATATGAGCTATATCAACGATCATGCGGATGAGCTTTGGATCGCCGGATTTAGTGAGGCAGCCAAGTACGGCCAGGAAAGAGATTCACATAGTTTGACAGTGGATGAGGTATTAGACCTTTCGATCAAGTTTACATTGACCGACGATATGAAGGATGAGGTATTCGACTTTCCATTGACTGTCAAAATTAGAGTCAACAACGATTGGGTATCCGCCAGTGCCCTACAGGATGGTGTGGCTAGGCTAACCACATTGGTGACCCACGAAGGGGATAACTATGTGTTGGTGAAGGCTGTGCCAGATCAAGGGCAGGTGATAGTCACTGGAAGTACTACGGTAAATGAAAATCATGCCCCGGTACTTGCGACTATAGGCGACCAGTCGCTTTCATATGTAGAGGAATCCAGTATCACCATTGCAGCGAGCGATGAAGACGACGACTTTCTTACTTTTAGTGTTTCGGAGGAGTTGCCAGGTTTTGCTTCACTTGTCGACAACAACAACGGAACGGCAACTTTAACGATAAGTCCAACCTCAAGCGGTGATGTCGGATTGACCGAAAACATCACCATCACAGTATCTGATGGAGAATTGGAGGATTCTGAAGAGATCAGTATTGAGATCACCAACTTTGAAGGTACGATCCGATATTGCGACCCGATCAACGGGAGTAATTCTAACGATGGATCCGAAGCTAACCCATGGGGTTCGTTGGCTACCGCATTGGCTACCGGAAAAGTAATCGAAGATGGAGATTTAATTTACTTACTATCCGGAGATCACGGCTTGCCGTATATTTCGAGTAAAAATTACAACAATGGGGTTACCGTAAAAGCACTTGGCGGACACGATCCAGTATTGGATGGACTAACCATTGCCAATTCAAAAAATTGGACATTTGCCGACCTTACCATAGATGGAACAGGGTCAGCATTGAGCAAGGAAGGCTTTCTGGTTACGGGCGATGTAAACAGTACGGACCTTACCTTTAAGAACTGCTTGATCCAATCAGCTGAAGAATCCTCGACCTGGACCAAGGCCGACTGGTACGCTAACGCCAAAGGTGGAATGGATATGAGAGGTGAAAATGTAGTGGTGAAGCATACAACAATTAAAAACACCTACCATGCTCTATCGTTGCGTGGTGATAATTCCAGAGCGACTTCAAATTTGATAGACAACTTTGCTGGAGATGGAATTAGAGGACTAGGTCAATTTCAAACTTTTGAATACAATACAATTCGAGATTGCTATGTGGAGGATTATGATACTAATCACGACGATGCCTTCCAGACTTATATATTAACTGGTGACCCAAAGTCTGAAGGATTGACTATCAGGTTCAATAAAATCCTACTTTTTGAAGATCCCATTACCGACTTTGTGATAGACAATAACCTCATTGGAGAGTCCATGCAAGGCATCATAATCACTGATGGATACCCAGATGAATGGGTAGTGGAAAACAACCTCTTAGTGACCAATCATTATCATGGTATATCACTGTATGGCGCGCGAAACAGTAGAGTGCAAAACAATACAGTAATCAAGCATCCCCATTATTCTGATAGTAAAATTCCTTGGATTTTGATCGATGACAATTCGAAAACAGGCCAAACCAATTTCAACAATATCATTAGAAATAATCTGGGTGCTGACATTACATTTGATAAGTTCGATGAAACATCTACCGTAGAAGGAAACCTTCAATTTGGCCTGAATAGTTCTTCTAATTACGACGATTATTTCCAGGACTTTGAGAACTATAATTATCTGACAAAAGCAGAAAGCCCTGCCATAAACGTGGGAGTCAATAAGGATTTGACATCTCTGGATCTGGCAGGAAATGATCGATTGTCAAACGGTACGGTAGACGCAGGGGCTTATGAGTATTACTCTTCCAGCTTACCTGTGATTGCACCTATTGATGATCTGACCATGGCTGAAGGAGAAACAAAAACGATCAACATTACGGCCACAGATCCAGGAGACAATGCCCTAACAATCACGGGCAGCAACCTTCCGGCATTTGCTACCTTGACGGACAATGGAGACGGAACCGCAGTGTTGGAGTTGGCTCCAGGCATAGGTTCAGAAGGAGATTATCCAAATATTAGAATCATGGCTGACAATGGCGCATTGTCCGTTTCGGAACTTTTCGACCTGTCAGTAAACACTGAAAACACCTCGCCTGTGCTTGCTGATATAGGCAACCAGACCGTAGCGGTAGATGCTACCAAGGAAGTGTTTGTGTCTGCTTCAGATGCCGAAGATGACGATTTAAGCTTTGATTTAGTAGCTGCGCCGAGTTTTGTTACTTTTAGTGAAACTACCAAGGGGTCTGGAAAATTGGTATTAAAACCTCAGGATGGAGACAAAGGAACTTATATTTTCACCTTAAAGGTGTCCGACGGTACACTCAGTGATGAGGAAGAGATAGAACTTACAGTGACCGAATCAGATGTGTTGACTGTTCAGCAAGAGCTGCAAAAAGCAGTCACGGTTTATCCTAATCCATCGAAATCAGGCGATTTCTTTGTCAAGACCAAAGGGTATAAGGTGACCTCCTTACGACTTAGGGATATTTCTGGTCGTGAAATAGATGCGAAATTGCGAATGTCTTCCCAAGGAGCGGACATCATCCGGGTCGAGCCTTCTAAATCACTAAGGAGTCAAACTTATATTCTGACAATTGGCATTGGCGGGCAGAAGATAAATCGCATGTTCGTAGTAAATTGA